Below is a window of Planctomycetes bacterium MalM25 DNA.
TCGACCAGGCGGTGAAGGCGCGAGCCACCGCGTCGCGCACCGCGGGCGCGGGTCCGCTCACGGTGCAATTCGATGCGGGCGCCTCGAGCGGCCCCGTCGACGCCAATTTGAGCTACGCCTGGGACTTCGACGGCGATGGCGGGATCGACTCCACCGACGTGCGTCCGATTCACACCTACAGCGGGGTGGGGCGTAGCCTGACGAAGCTGACCGTCTCCGCGGGGCTCGAAACCAACGAGATGGTCTTCGAGATCGACTCGCTGGCTTCCGAGCCCTCGGACGGCAATCTGGCGCTCGGCAAGCCGACGTCCCAGTCTTCGACCCGCTCGGGCGGCGGCGCGTCGAGCCGCGCGGTCGACGGGAACACGAGCGGCGCCTTCCCCGGCGACAACCTGGTCAACTCGGTCACACACACCGTTGGCCCCGGCGAGCGAACCCCGTTCTGGGAGGTCGATCTCGAGCAGATCGGAGACCTCAGCAGCATCCGCCTGTTCAACCGCGACGGCTTGGAGAGCCGGTTGAGCAACTTCTACGTGATGATCTCGGACACGCCGATCAGCTCGGGCAACCCGAACGCCGCGATCGCGCTGCCCGACGTGAAGCACGCCTTCTTCTCGGGCTCCGCTGGCAGCTCGGAGATGCTCGACCTCAGCGACTTTATCGATGTGAACGGCGATCCGATCGACGCGGCCGATTTCACCGGTCGGTACGTGCGGGTGCAGCAGTCGTCGCAGTTCGGCATCCTTTCCCTCGCGGAGGTGCAGGTCTTCGGCGAGGCAGCGCCGGTGGTGCGGTTCTTCGATCCGGGCCTAGTCCCCTCGGGAGGCGACTTGGAGCTGCAGGTGGAGGCCTACGACAGCGGGGACGGGATCGCCAATGTTCAGCTGTTCCTCGACGACCAGTTTGTGCGGCAGGAGACCTTCAGCCCTTACACCTGGAACGGCTTTGGGCAGGACGATCCGCTCCTGCAGGACCTCGCCACGGGCGAGTACACACTGCGAGCGGTCGCGACCGACGATCAGGGGCTGCAGTCGAGCAGCGAACGGGTGTTCGCCGTCGGTGTCGAAGGAGATTACAACCGCGACGGCGTCGTGAACGCGGCCGACTACACCGTTTGGCGTGACCGCCAAGGCGAAGCGGCCGACTCCTTCACCAGCGCCGACGGCGACGGCGACGCGACGGTCGGCGACGGCGACGAGGCCGTGTGGCGAGCGAACTACGGCCGCACCGATCAAGTCGTCCCACCGCCCGACCCGACCCACGCCGGTGAGTTCGCCGGCTTGCTCATCAACGGGGACGAGCAGGGCGACGCCTTCGACGAGATCGATCTCCGATTCGAGCCACACGGGGGAGGGGAGTTCACCCTGCTCGCGGACAGCTTTACGGGCTACGACGGCGATCGGCTCAACGACCCGGCGCTCGACGGCGGTTGGGAAGCGGTCTCCCTCGGCGGGGCGAGGCTGCTTAACGGGCACGCCCGGGGCGCCGGCGCGTCGCAGAATCTGCAATCTTTCGATGCCTCGTCGTTGGACGAGGAGGGCGTCATCACCCTGGAGATGGTCTCCCGGGCCCGCGAGCAGTTTCGCCAAGAGACCGCTTTGATCGATTTCGAAGGGGTGCCGCTGCTGTCGGTCGGCAACCTGATCGCGTCGGCGGGCACCGGCTTCGAAGTCGAGAACGCCGACGGGGTCACCCTGCTTCAGGGCAACGCTCTGAGCTCGCCGATCTCGTTCAGTTCACACATCTACTTCGACCTCCGGCTCACTTACGATACGGCGACCGGCGTCGGCTCGCTTGAGATCGGCCCCGGCAGCGCGAACGTCACCCCGAACGGTCCCTACGAATTGGTCGGGACGTTCAACAACCCGCTCGCGAGTCCCGCGGCGTCCACGGCCGGTCCGGCTGGCTTCTCACCGACGTCAAACTCGGAAGAGGACCCCGCGTGGGCCCCGTTAGACGCGGCGCCTAGGCAGGCGAGGTACGAATCGCCCGAAGCGAGCACTGGCTCCCGCGACCGGACGGCCGAGACCTACGATGAGGCTTTGATGCTCCTGCTCGGCGACTCGTCGTGGAACCAACTGCCCAAAGGCAACGACGACGAGCCCGCATCTTTGGACCCCAGTGCGGATGGGCACGCCGGCGACCCTGATCCGGATCCGTTGAAGGCTTTCTGAGCGGACGCCCTACCCACCATCCGGTTGGCGCGTGCCACCAGTCGCACCGTTCAGAGATCCTTCTCGCTCTCTCGTCCCGATGCAACTTTCGCCACTTGGCCGCTGCTGGTCGATGGGGTGAAGTGAGCGGCGAAACCGCCGTTTGGCAGCAGGTTCAGACGAAGCGTTTGAGCGCGCTGGCATCTTCGCTCATCCACGCGGACCCGTGTTGGTGTCTGAATGGAAGGATCGTCGGTGAAGGTCATCGTGTCGTACGTCGCTTCACCATGAAGGAAGTCGAGCGGGACTTGCAACGTGCGTGGTTCCGACGCGTTCATGACCCCAAGGAACCAGTCCTCCCCAGAGCGACGAGCGATCACGGCGTACTCGCCGATCTCGCCTTCTAGGACCCGCGTCTCGTCCCAGGTGGTGGGCAAACGACGGAAGAGCTCTTGATCCGGCGTGTCGATGATGACCGCCTTGTGGTCGCCTGGCGGCCGCACGTGATCGGCCAAGGGCGTGTCGTACCAGTAGATGAACTGCCACGGGCTGTAGAAACAGATCGGCTTGGCAAGCTGGTGCCCGTGCGTCCATTTCTCTTCGACTCGCTCAGCGAAATAGCAGACGGTGAAATCGCTCGCCCCGGCGATGCCTCGGGTGAAGAGGCTGATGAGCGTTTGCTCCGAACTCGGTGAGGCCTCGTCGCCTCGCACCCCTTCCTGGGTCATGAGGTTCGGGAAGGTGCGGCTGAAGCCGGTGGGGCGGTACTCGTCGTGCACGTCGACCATCAGGCCGTGCTTGGCGGCCTTCTCAACCGCTTCGTGCAGCCACTCGGTCGCCTCCTGAGAACCGACGTGAACGAATCCGTACTTCACGCCGCTGACCCCCCACTCTTTATAGAGTGGCAGGATCTCGTCGAGCTGCTTGTGCAACGCCCTCCGGTTGACGTACAGGATGACCCCGACCCCGCGTTGATTGGCTTCGCGGATCAAACGGCGTAGGTCCAAGGGGCCCGGCGTCCGTTTGGGGTCGACCGTGATCGTCGTGGCGTCCGATTCGTCGTCGTACTCGTGCCCGTACCACCCCGCGTCGAACTCAACGAACTGGAAGTTGTTCTTGACCGCGAAGTCGATGCTGGCCTCGGCCCCTGCGGTGGTCAAGGTGATCTCGCGGAGCACCTTGCCAGGGCGGATCCAAGAAGCCTCGGCGATGCGGCACGGCTGATTCAGATCGAGGATGACCTGGTTGCTCTCCAAGAGTTCGCCGGGGCTCTCCCCGACCAGCACAACCCGCCAAGGGGTGGTCAGTTGCTGCTTGGCAGTCGCGGGGCCATCTAGGTCCGTGACCAAGCAGTTGCCGCCCTCGGCGTGCTGCGACAGCAGGGCCCGTGGGTAACCCACCTGGGCCGCTTCGGTAATCGCGAGATACGTTCTATCAGCCAACTTCGAGACGAGTGGTCTCTCGGTCCCTTTGGGCATCTCGTCGATCAGGCACTCTCGATACAATCCCTGGGCGTTTGTCGTCGACCAACAGACCGCCTCACCGGACAAACGGAATTCAGAGAGTTCTCGCTGCACTTCAATCGTCTTACCGGAGTCCGTCTGCAGGTGAGACCGAAAGGCGAGTCCCTCGTTGTAGCAGCGGAACTCAAACTCAACCGACAGCCCCGTCTCTTCATCGAACGCCGAGGCACGGAGGGTATTCGCCGACAGTTGGACGCGCTCTTGTTCTCCGTACACCGGCGCCCAGTCGCCACGATGGTTACCCGTTTGCGGAGGGCCTGAGGGACTCAGCCCCTTCCCAACCGTCGCGCCCGAGATCAGCTCAAACCCGAGCGAAGACTCAGCCACGACAGGCTGGCCTCCTCGCTCAAGCGAGTATTGGATGCCCTTCGAGTTGGCATCCCCGCCGAGCCGCACCTGCAACGACAGGAGGCCGTTCGGAGAATGGATCGTCTTGACCCAAGAGGCCTGACCGGGCTTCGCCACGTGACGAGGTCTGGTTGCGGCGTCGGCGGCTAAGGACGGAGTTCCTAGAGCGATCGCGAGGATCGTGGTCAAAGCGAGTGTGGCTCGATAACTCATAGCTGCGGCATGAGAGGGGCGATCTTCGCGAAACGTGCCGCATCTCAAGTGTCCCTACCGTGAAGTGACGAGAGTGCAGCCTCAGGAAGCTACGGCCCTAGCTTGCCCATTTTTCATGCGGGATCGGAAAGGTGGTGGCTGATTTCCGACCGTTGTCAGCTTGCCGACAATGCGGCATGCCGCATTCATCGCGAGGATACCGTACCTGCCGTGTTGCAAGTCTTTATTTGAAAGGCACTTACATCCATGATTGCCCAATCTCCCAAAAAAGTAGGCAGAAAATGTCCGGGACACTTCGTTAAACCCGTTCGGGAGCGGACATCTCCGTGTGACCGGTATTTGCAGAGGCAAACCTCTTCCGAGAGGAAGAAACGCTCTAGGCATCATCGGTTAGCCCTTTTCGTTAGTTCGTTCAGCAACTTCTCATCGCAGCCGGACAGCCGAGAAAGATCGCTCTCTAAGCCCTTGGGTCTCAGGGATTCAAGGTCTGCAAATATCACTTTTCTACAGAAGCAAGCTGAGTCTAGTGGCACCCGAACCGTCGGCTACTCACCAGGAAAATCTAGTAATGAAGACTCTTGTCACCCGTTCAGCATTCGCTGCCGCCGCGTTGCTCGCGGCGACTGTTCCAGCGTCTGCCCAGCTCTGCGGCGTTTCGCTCGATTGTGATTGGCCCGTCCCCGATGTCGGCTACTGGGCCTTCGACGAGACTTCGGGCGAGACGGCGAGCGACTCGATTAACAGCAACGACGCAATCTGGCAGGGGGGCGCTGGCAACAATGCCTGGGTCGGCGGCCTCATCAACGGCGCCGCTCAGATGAATGACGAGAACGGCGGCAACGGCCAAGAGCACTTCGACATCGCCACGATGTCGCAGCTCTCGGGCGCAACGGGCCTCAGCATCTCGCTCTGGTTCAACCAGAACGTCGAAACGAACAACAACTCGACGTACAACGGCCTCTTCATGAGCCGAACGCTCACCTCGTCGTTCGGCGGCGGTAGCGAGAACTGGGGCATCGCCCTGGAGAACAACAACAGTCCCCGCCACATCGACTGGCGTATCGACGGAGTCCCCGGGGCCGAAGACGACCTCATCCTTGGTAATAACCAGGACCGTTGGGATCACGTCGTCTTCACTTGGGACGGCACCGATCAGGGGGACGGCATGGGCGAACGAGCCTTGTTCCTGAACGGAGCCGAGCTTCAGCGAGAGGACGCCCCGTTGGGATCGATCACCTCCAGCGGTGACTTCGACATCGGAAACGACTCTTGCTGCGGTTCGCGTGAGTTCACGGGCACGCTCGACGAGGCCGGAGTCTGGTCCTCGGCACTCAGCGCCACAGATGTCTCGCAGATCTACAACGCCGGGATGTCGGCGATCACCCTCGACAAGGTCGAGCCCGCGCTATTGGGCGATACCGACGAGGACGGAGACGTCGACCTCGACGATGTGACCCCCATCAACTCCAACTTCTTCCAGTCGGTAGCGACCCGCGCCGAGGGCGACCTGAACTCCGACGGAGTCGTCGACTGGATCGACTTCGCCCAATGGAAAGAGAATTTCCCGACCAATGTCTCCAGCACCACGTCGACGGTTCCCGAACCGACCGGCGCTCTCCTCCTCGCTCTAGGCCTCACCGCTGTGGCGACGCGTTCGCGTCGCTAGGCGGAGGTGTTTCGTTGGCTGTGTTACCTCATCCGACCAGAGATCTCCCTCACATTCGATACACCTCGGGGTTGCTCCGATGAACCTAAACATGAAAACACTGACCTTCGCGGCCGCGCTGCCGGCCATGGCTCTCGCCACCGCCCTGGCGACGGCGCAGACGCCGATAGCCTACTACAACTTCAACGAGCCGGTCGGCTCGGCCACCCTGGCCGACAGCAACCTCAACGGCGGGTCGGCGTTCGACGCCACCTACCAAGGGGGCGGCACGGCCTCGTACGGCGAAGGCGTTCTGCAGGGCGCTTGGCGCGGAACCGGCGCGGTAGGCGACTACTTCCGCACCTCCGACATCACCGAGCTCAGCGGGATCATCGATCTCTCGATCTCGGTCTGGGTGAACCCGTCACGCGATGCGGGCTTCGACGGCATCTTCACGGCGCGTGGGGCCGAAACGAATCTCGGCAACATGGACAATCCCGCATCGGGTAACTGGGGCCTCAATCACCAGGGTGGCAATCGGATCGACGCCCGTGTTCAGAGCGGACCGACCAGCAGTGCGGGAACCGACACCCCGATCGACTCGTTGCCAATCGACACCTGGACTCACGTTGCCTACGCCTACGACTCGTTCGATGGTGAAATCGATGTCTACCTGAACGGAGTCCTGTCGGTGAACGGTACCGGCCAGCCCATCGACACCGATTGGGTTACCGGTGGTCCGTGGTCGATCGGCAATGACGGCACCACCGCTGGTCGCGAGTTCGGTGGCTTGATCGACGATTTGGCTATTTACGACACGCTTCTGTCGCCCGGCCAGATCTCCACGATCTACAACAACGGACTCGCTGGGATGGCGATCGACGGCATTTCGAACCCGGTCGCGGGTGATGTCGATGGGAACGGCCTCGTTGAGGCCTTCGTTCCCGGCGCCGGCAATGACGATTACGATCCCATCATCGACAACTTCCTGGACGACGTCACCGGTTCGGGCGACACCCGTCCCTTCGGCGACCTGACCAACGACGGCGTCGTCAACTTGGCCGATTTCCGCGCCTTCAAGGACGCGAACTCCCCTTCGTCCGCAAACGGCTCGACCGTCCCCGAGCCCACCTCGGCCGCCCTCGTAGCGTTGTTGCTCGGCGGGGCGTTCGCGTTGCGTCGTGCGGCCAAGCCGTTGGCCGCAGCGGCCCTGCTGGTCACGGTGGGCTTTTCGGCCTCGGCCGAAGCCCAGGTGGTCGCTAGCGTGAATCAGGAGACGGGCGTGATCACGGTCGCCAACAATGGTGACACCGACGTCCTATTCGATGGCTACTCCTTCCAGTCGACGAACCAATTGCTCGACCCGGTCGGTTGGTCTGGCTTCGAAGAGAACTCAGTTCCAGGTTGGGACGCCTTCGGGCCGTCCAACGCGGGGCAGTTCGGTGAGCAACTCCTCAGCGCCGGAGCGTCAGCGGTAGTTCCGATGTCACCGGCCTCCGTCGATCTGGGCTCGGCCTTCGATCCCGCGGCCGTGATCACGGCTCAGCAAGCCGCCGGCCTG
It encodes the following:
- the yliI_3 gene encoding Soluble aldose sugar dehydrogenase YliI precursor; the protein is MNRGSSSRDRLNRRVERLEHRRLLAVDSVGFELETVVQPGVLNQPVTFDVASDGRIFVAEKEGTVAVLDANGARLSTFLDIRGRVNSFQDRGLLSLALDPDFDTNGHVYLNYAKEIDAFNPEITPGVDPEDLDQGSRPGGINALGEVIRVTVSAGDPNLADMTSQTLVHDGFFHVGGSHSVGDIDFDNDDNLIFTWGDGGFNVQARLAAQDPDDPRGKLYRVNKDTFEGVPDNPFYEAGDPSSTRSRVWSLGLRNTWKMTVDTPTGDVYLSEVTDSGPEEINVIRGDGSTTLNLGWPWFTGDNASNRGGEYDPDGDIDGDGNVELPPGFAYESPLIELGVRTQGYFAIVGGAVYRPDATPTDNYPAEFDGLYFFSEIGSGSLYASGQDGQEMLFGELGANEGIADIQLGPDGNLWATSLFTGRIQRVVFTGEGDGIDQAVKARATASRTAGAGPLTVQFDAGASSGPVDANLSYAWDFDGDGGIDSTDVRPIHTYSGVGRSLTKLTVSAGLETNEMVFEIDSLASEPSDGNLALGKPTSQSSTRSGGGASSRAVDGNTSGAFPGDNLVNSVTHTVGPGERTPFWEVDLEQIGDLSSIRLFNRDGLESRLSNFYVMISDTPISSGNPNAAIALPDVKHAFFSGSAGSSEMLDLSDFIDVNGDPIDAADFTGRYVRVQQSSQFGILSLAEVQVFGEAAPVVRFFDPGLVPSGGDLELQVEAYDSGDGIANVQLFLDDQFVRQETFSPYTWNGFGQDDPLLQDLATGEYTLRAVATDDQGLQSSSERVFAVGVEGDYNRDGVVNAADYTVWRDRQGEAADSFTSADGDGDATVGDGDEAVWRANYGRTDQVVPPPDPTHAGEFAGLLINGDEQGDAFDEIDLRFEPHGGGEFTLLADSFTGYDGDRLNDPALDGGWEAVSLGGARLLNGHARGAGASQNLQSFDASSLDEEGVITLEMVSRAREQFRQETALIDFEGVPLLSVGNLIASAGTGFEVENADGVTLLQGNALSSPISFSSHIYFDLRLTYDTATGVGSLEIGPGSANVTPNGPYELVGTFNNPLASPAASTAGPAGFSPTSNSEEDPAWAPLDAAPRQARYESPEASTGSRDRTAETYDEALMLLLGDSSWNQLPKGNDDEPASLDPSADGHAGDPDPDPLKAF
- a CDS encoding Retaining alpha-galactosidase precursor, encoding MSYRATLALTTILAIALGTPSLAADAATRPRHVAKPGQASWVKTIHSPNGLLSLQVRLGGDANSKGIQYSLERGGQPVVAESSLGFELISGATVGKGLSPSGPPQTGNHRGDWAPVYGEQERVQLSANTLRASAFDEETGLSVEFEFRCYNEGLAFRSHLQTDSGKTIEVQRELSEFRLSGEAVCWSTTNAQGLYRECLIDEMPKGTERPLVSKLADRTYLAITEAAQVGYPRALLSQHAEGGNCLVTDLDGPATAKQQLTTPWRVVLVGESPGELLESNQVILDLNQPCRIAEASWIRPGKVLREITLTTAGAEASIDFAVKNNFQFVEFDAGWYGHEYDDESDATTITVDPKRTPGPLDLRRLIREANQRGVGVILYVNRRALHKQLDEILPLYKEWGVSGVKYGFVHVGSQEATEWLHEAVEKAAKHGLMVDVHDEYRPTGFSRTFPNLMTQEGVRGDEASPSSEQTLISLFTRGIAGASDFTVCYFAERVEEKWTHGHQLAKPICFYSPWQFIYWYDTPLADHVRPPGDHKAVIIDTPDQELFRRLPTTWDETRVLEGEIGEYAVIARRSGEDWFLGVMNASEPRTLQVPLDFLHGEATYDTMTFTDDPSIQTPTRVRVDERRCQRAQTLRLNLLPNGGFAAHFTPSTSSGQVAKVASGRESEKDL